In Pseudomonas sp. p1(2021b), the genomic window CAGCCACCAGTACAGCTTCGGCAGCCTGGGCGGTGCCGACTTCCAGGCCAGCGCCCGGCGCATCCATCGCCTGCTGTTCGACCAGGCTCCTGAGGCGCAGGCCGCGGCGGAGCTTGGTTTCAACGATATCCGCATCGCCTACTGACAGGAGCTTGTGCCATGACGACCCTACCTGCACGCCAGGAATATGAAGTGCAGCTGGCGCCTCTGCCCGATGTAAGCCTCGAACGGCGGCTGCCCATTGCCCAGCGTCTCTGGCAACACGGCTGGTTGCGAAAGGCAGTGATTCTGCTGATATTGGCGGCGATCTGGGAAAGTATCGCTCGCTTCCAGGGCAACGACCTGCTGTTGCCCAGCTTCCTGCAAACGGCCACGGCGCTGTGGGATGGCCTGCGCAGCGGCGAGTTGCCAGCCAAGGTGGGTGTTTCGCTGGTGGTCCTGCTCAAGGGCTATGTGCTGGGCATCGTCCTGGCTTTCGGCCTGACCAGCCTGGCGGTGTCGACCCAGTTCGGCCGTGACCTGCTCGGCACCCTGACGTCGATGTTCAACCCACTGCCGGCGATCGCGTTGCTACCCCTGGCGCTGTTGTGGTTTGGCCTGGGCGACAACAGCTTGATCTTCGTCCTGGTGCACTCGGTGCTCTGGGCGCTGGCGCTCAATACTTATGCCGGGTTCCTTGGG contains:
- a CDS encoding ABC transporter permease, with protein sequence MTTLPARQEYEVQLAPLPDVSLERRLPIAQRLWQHGWLRKAVILLILAAIWESIARFQGNDLLLPSFLQTATALWDGLRSGELPAKVGVSLVVLLKGYVLGIVLAFGLTSLAVSTQFGRDLLGTLTSMFNPLPAIALLPLALLWFGLGDNSLIFVLVHSVLWALALNTYAGFLGVSQTLRMAGRNYGLRGLRLVLHILVPAALPSILSGLKIGWAFAWRTLIAAELVFGASSGKGGLGWYIFQNRNELYTDKVFAGLAVVIVIGLLVEGLVFNSLERVTVRRWGMQR